In Xanthomonas theicola, a single genomic region encodes these proteins:
- a CDS encoding multidrug effflux MFS transporter → MTLPTISTRRLALLLAGLAMFGPFSIDTIFPAFPQLAQRLHADPVAIQQTVSVYLLAYALMGLAHGPLSDAWGRKRVIVGGLVVFVLASAGCALSRDLSTLLAFRALQGVSAGVGMIVGRAVIRDLYHGHDAQRLMSQVSMIFGIAPAIAPIIGGWILATGAGWPTIFWFLVGFSLLLLVATLRWMPETHPPQARTSLAPRRLLRDYVSIAFNPRFQRLAAAGAFNFGGVFLYIASAPVFIIDLLHLSERDFAWLFIPTIGGMTLGSFLSGRMAGRLGPMRQMRIGFICCGVSMVGNIAYTAIAPQIALPWAVLPIFVAGVGMALIFPILALAVLDMYPRQRGLASSLQAFTQLTVNAVVAGVLSPLLSARPIHLALGSGAFFLLGWAFWRWERRSGRRLPRQGSQVPRLEPSDPV, encoded by the coding sequence ATGACGCTCCCGACGATCTCGACCCGCCGCCTGGCACTGCTGCTGGCCGGGCTGGCGATGTTCGGCCCGTTCTCGATCGACACCATCTTCCCGGCGTTCCCGCAGCTGGCGCAGCGCCTGCATGCCGATCCGGTGGCGATCCAGCAGACGGTCAGCGTGTACCTGCTGGCCTATGCGCTGATGGGCCTGGCGCACGGGCCGCTGTCCGATGCCTGGGGCCGCAAGCGGGTGATCGTCGGCGGGCTGGTGGTGTTCGTCCTGGCCTCGGCCGGCTGCGCGCTGTCGCGCGACCTGAGCACGCTGCTGGCGTTCCGCGCGCTGCAGGGAGTGTCTGCCGGCGTGGGCATGATCGTCGGCCGCGCGGTGATCCGCGACCTGTACCACGGCCACGACGCGCAGCGGCTGATGAGCCAGGTATCGATGATCTTCGGCATCGCCCCGGCGATCGCGCCGATCATCGGCGGCTGGATCCTGGCCACCGGCGCCGGCTGGCCGACCATTTTCTGGTTCCTGGTCGGGTTCTCGCTGCTGCTGCTGGTCGCCACGCTGCGCTGGATGCCGGAGACGCATCCGCCGCAGGCGCGCACCTCGCTGGCGCCGCGCCGGCTATTGCGCGACTACGTGTCGATCGCGTTCAATCCGCGCTTCCAGCGCCTGGCCGCGGCCGGCGCGTTCAACTTCGGCGGCGTGTTCCTGTACATCGCCTCGGCGCCGGTGTTCATCATCGACCTGCTGCACCTGAGCGAGCGCGACTTCGCCTGGCTGTTCATCCCCACCATCGGCGGCATGACCCTGGGCTCGTTCCTGTCCGGACGCATGGCCGGCCGGCTCGGGCCGATGCGGCAGATGCGCATCGGTTTCATATGCTGCGGCGTGTCGATGGTCGGCAACATCGCCTATACCGCGATCGCGCCGCAGATCGCGCTGCCGTGGGCGGTGCTGCCGATTTTCGTCGCCGGCGTCGGCATGGCGCTGATCTTCCCGATCCTGGCGCTGGCGGTGCTGGACATGTACCCGCGCCAGCGCGGGCTGGCCTCGTCGCTGCAGGCCTTCACCCAACTGACGGTCAACGCGGTGGTGGCCGGGGTGCTGTCGCCGCTGCTCAGCGCGCGGCCGATCCATCTGGCGCTGGGTTCGGGCGCGTTCTTCCTGCTCGGCTGGGCGTTCTGGCGCTGGGAGCGGCGCAGCGGCAGGCGCCTGCCGCGGCAGGGCAGCCAGGTGCCGCGGCTGGAGCCGTCCGACCCGGTGTGA
- a CDS encoding GNAT family N-acetyltransferase: MGQSALQAATAAVSLARVRRRDGLALIQAHRASVALHHPWTHPFTDVPGFNAWYAQTLDGSNVALLARARDSGAVAGLFTFSQVVGGCFQSAYLGYHAMAGCEGRGLMTHALRLCVAHAFSELGLHRVEANIQPDNARSLALVQRVGFRREGYSPRYLRIGGVWRDHERWARLADD, from the coding sequence ATGGGCCAGAGCGCGCTCCAGGCCGCGACCGCCGCGGTGTCGCTGGCGCGGGTGCGGCGCCGCGATGGGCTCGCCCTGATCCAGGCGCACCGCGCCAGCGTCGCGCTGCACCATCCGTGGACCCATCCGTTCACCGACGTGCCCGGCTTCAACGCCTGGTACGCGCAGACCCTGGACGGCAGCAACGTGGCGCTGCTGGCGCGCGCGCGCGACAGCGGCGCCGTCGCCGGGCTGTTCACCTTCAGCCAGGTGGTCGGCGGCTGCTTCCAGAGCGCCTACCTGGGCTATCACGCGATGGCCGGCTGCGAGGGCCGCGGGTTGATGACCCACGCGCTGCGGCTGTGCGTGGCCCATGCGTTTTCCGAGTTGGGCCTGCACCGCGTGGAAGCCAACATCCAGCCGGACAACGCGCGCTCGCTGGCGTTGGTGCAGCGCGTCGGTTTCCGCCGCGAAGGCTACTCGCCGCGCTACCTGCGCATCGGCGGGGTATGGCGCGACCACGAGCGCTGGGCGCGGTTGGCCGACGACTGA
- a CDS encoding YDG domain-containing protein: MWQHASSNRAYRLVWNRAKGIWAVAPETAKGQGKAGASSGTVARVACGSRRLPWRLAILAGLGLLARPSLSFALDANALPGGGQVGAGQAQITVHGNQLTVNQSSRRAVIDWQRFDVGRDAAVRFNQPGADAATLNRVTGGSRSEILGKMDANGQVYLVNGAGVLFGQSAQVNVGGLVASTLNLTDQDFLAGKDRFTLTDKSTGEVVNQGRINATGGTVALLGATVRNEGTLTAAGGNAILAAGKEISFAAGANGHLHLSVAASALQLAVRNGGAIQADGGQIVLNAQGANALAAAVVSNTGTLQAQTVAQREGKILLLADLDHGGTTQVAGTLDARAPTVGNGGFIETSGTHVKIAEGAHVTTRAAQGQTGTWLIDPADFIVAASGGDITGATLSSNLDNGNVVLQSDNGGVQPNGNGDIFVRDNVAWSSGTTLTLEAQRNIYIDAAITATGQNAGLKLNYGDTRGDITAPAAAGSDYHVRAPVTLSGTNASFAVNGQQYTLIHSLAQLDALDGNVSDTGPVNSVSGYFALATSLDGGGTTYGHSLVGGGAVPFQGTFAGLGNVIRNLTISRGGFASNWSALFAATSASAYIRDLGVAGGGSVSGNLYSGGLVGENKGRIHNSFSTLDVSANNSGGGLVGNNEGTISNSYAQGTVNGKAVLGGLAGSNRGTISNSYSLGNVSGANDSKGYSIGGLIGINGGTVSNAYSLGAATGTDAGGSVGKNSSPTSNTFYATTRSDGTTINASGAYGGATGKSLAELMSAATFSSWSINSGGNRGAIWRIYEGHSTPLLSNLLRPITVTAGLVDTLTYDGRIAGGVLGTYGTSIAGATLSGTLNYRSSSKNAGMYTATDGSLVLSGLWSNQQGYDISYGQTELLINRADLTVSGITATNKTYDGRTSANLSGAAIVTAFGSDQVQVSGTGTGSFADKNVGTGKAVVVSGFTLTGTDAGNYTLVLPTGLTADIAKANLALSGVTAANKTYDGTAAANVNGTASVAAFGSDQVQVSGTGTGSFADKNAGTGKAVVVSGFTLTGTDAGNYTLVLPTGLTATIARKALSISGSRANGKTYDGSTAASIQAGTVAGLVGNETLGVSASGTFDTADAGSRTATAQYTLADGSGRASNYTLADTAGLTATIARKALSIGGSRANGKTYDGSTAASIQAGTVAGLVGNETLGVSASGTFDNANAGTRTATASYALSDGTGRASNYTLGDTTGLTATIARKALSITGSRATGKTYDGTTTASIQGGTVAGLVGNETLGVSASGTFDTANAGSRTATAQYTLADGSGLASNYTLADTAGLTATIARKALSITGSRATGKTYDGSTAASIQAGTVAGLVGNETLGVSASGTFDTADAGSRTATAQYTLADGSGRASNYTLADTAGLTATIARKALSISGSRATGKTYDGSTAASIQAGTVAGLVGNETLGVSASGTFDTANAGTRTATAQYTLADGSGLASNYTLADTTGLTATIARKALSITGSRADGKTYDGTTAASIQAGTVAGLVGNETLGVSASGTFDTANAGSRTATAQYTLADGSGLASNYTLADTAGLTATIARKALSITGSRATGKTYDGSTAASIQAGTVAGLVGNETLGVSASGTFDTADAGSRTATAQYTLADGSGRASNYTLADTAGLTATIARKALSISGSRATGKTYDGSTTASIQAGTVAGLVGNETLGVSASGTFDNANAGTRTATASYALSDGTGRASNYTLGDTTGLTATIARKALSITGSRATGKTYDGTTAASIQAGTVAGLVGNETLGVSASGTFDTANAGTRTATAQYTLADGSGLASNYTLADTTGLTATIARKALSITGSRADGKTYDGTTAASIQAGTVAGLVGNETLGVSATGTFDRADAGTRSATAQYTLADGSGRASNYTLVDTAGLTANIERARLAVTTDDDRRIADGQPYAGGNGVRFSGFVNGENESVLGGQLRYGGSAQGAVVPGEYSIVASGLEAANYRLDYVDGRLLMIAPATAGIPAAGDIERPLRQDIQAREGLARLGAGLNNAASPQPAINLPLVVAHDYIRLEE; the protein is encoded by the coding sequence ATGTGGCAGCACGCGAGCAGCAACCGCGCCTATCGATTGGTTTGGAACCGCGCCAAAGGCATCTGGGCCGTCGCCCCTGAAACGGCCAAGGGACAGGGCAAGGCCGGCGCCTCCAGCGGCACGGTCGCCAGGGTGGCTTGCGGCTCGCGGCGGCTCCCGTGGCGCCTGGCCATCCTCGCCGGGCTGGGGCTGCTGGCGCGGCCGTCGCTGAGTTTCGCGCTCGATGCCAATGCCTTGCCCGGTGGAGGGCAGGTCGGTGCCGGCCAGGCCCAGATCACCGTCCACGGCAACCAGCTCACCGTCAATCAGAGTTCCCGGCGCGCCGTCATCGACTGGCAGCGCTTCGACGTGGGCCGGGACGCGGCCGTGCGCTTCAACCAGCCCGGCGCCGATGCGGCGACGTTGAACCGCGTCACCGGCGGCAGCCGCTCCGAGATCCTGGGCAAAATGGACGCCAACGGCCAGGTCTATCTGGTCAACGGCGCCGGGGTGCTGTTCGGCCAGAGCGCACAAGTCAACGTCGGCGGCCTGGTCGCCTCGACCTTGAACCTCACCGACCAGGACTTCCTCGCCGGCAAAGACCGCTTCACCCTCACCGACAAGAGCACCGGCGAGGTCGTCAACCAAGGCCGCATCAACGCCACGGGTGGCACCGTGGCGCTGCTCGGCGCCACGGTGCGCAACGAAGGCACCCTCACCGCCGCCGGCGGCAACGCCATCCTGGCCGCCGGCAAGGAAATCAGCTTCGCCGCCGGCGCCAACGGCCACCTGCACCTCTCCGTGGCGGCCTCGGCACTGCAACTGGCCGTGCGCAACGGCGGCGCCATCCAGGCCGACGGCGGGCAGATCGTGCTCAACGCCCAGGGGGCCAATGCGCTGGCCGCCGCCGTGGTCAGTAACACGGGTACCCTGCAGGCGCAGACCGTCGCCCAACGCGAGGGCAAGATCCTGCTGCTGGCCGATCTGGATCACGGTGGCACGACCCAGGTGGCCGGCACGCTCGACGCCCGTGCACCCACCGTCGGCAACGGCGGCTTCATCGAGACCAGCGGCACCCACGTCAAGATCGCCGAGGGCGCTCATGTCACCACCCGTGCTGCTCAAGGGCAGACCGGCACCTGGCTGATCGATCCGGCCGATTTCATCGTGGCGGCCAGCGGCGGCGACATCACCGGCGCCACGCTGTCCAGCAACCTGGACAACGGCAACGTCGTCTTGCAAAGCGACAACGGCGGCGTCCAGCCAAACGGGAACGGCGACATCTTCGTCCGGGACAATGTCGCCTGGTCCAGCGGCACCACACTGACGCTGGAAGCCCAGCGCAACATCTATATCGATGCGGCAATTACGGCGACGGGACAAAATGCAGGGCTCAAGCTCAACTACGGCGATACCCGCGGCGATATCACTGCACCGGCGGCGGCCGGTAGCGACTATCACGTGCGCGCCCCGGTCACGCTCAGCGGAACCAATGCATCCTTCGCCGTCAACGGACAGCAATACACGTTGATTCATAGCCTGGCTCAACTGGATGCGCTCGATGGAAACGTGTCGGACACTGGTCCAGTGAATTCGGTTTCCGGCTATTTCGCGCTGGCTACGTCCTTGGATGGCGGCGGGACGACTTACGGCCATTCGTTGGTTGGCGGTGGCGCTGTCCCGTTCCAAGGCACGTTTGCCGGGCTCGGCAATGTCATAAGGAACCTGACCATCTCTCGGGGGGGATTTGCCTCGAACTGGTCGGCGCTGTTTGCGGCGACCTCGGCCTCGGCCTATATCCGGGACCTGGGCGTGGCGGGTGGTGGGTCTGTTTCGGGGAATCTGTATAGCGGCGGACTGGTAGGGGAAAACAAGGGAAGAATACACAACTCATTCAGCACCCTTGATGTGAGTGCCAATAACTCAGGCGGGGGCTTGGTGGGCAACAACGAAGGGACGATCAGCAATTCCTACGCGCAGGGAACAGTGAATGGAAAGGCCGTACTGGGTGGACTAGCGGGCAGTAACCGCGGCACGATCAGCAACTCCTACAGCCTGGGCAATGTGAGTGGGGCAAACGACTCCAAGGGCTACTCCATTGGAGGACTGATCGGCATCAACGGCGGAACGGTCTCCAACGCATATTCCCTGGGCGCAGCGACAGGCACCGACGCAGGCGGATCGGTTGGAAAGAATTCCTCTCCGACCTCCAATACGTTCTACGCCACCACCCGCAGCGATGGAACCACCATCAATGCCAGCGGTGCCTATGGTGGCGCAACAGGAAAAAGCCTGGCGGAGCTGATGAGCGCGGCGACCTTTTCCTCCTGGAGCATCAACAGCGGGGGAAACCGTGGTGCAATCTGGCGCATTTACGAAGGCCACAGCACGCCGCTACTCAGCAATCTTCTTCGCCCCATTACGGTGACCGCCGGCCTGGTGGACACGTTGACCTACGACGGCCGAATCGCAGGCGGCGTACTCGGCACCTACGGTACGAGCATTGCCGGTGCAACGTTGAGCGGTACGCTCAATTACCGCAGCAGCTCGAAGAATGCGGGGATGTATACGGCCACAGACGGTAGCCTTGTCCTATCCGGCTTGTGGTCCAACCAGCAGGGCTACGATATCAGCTACGGCCAGACAGAGCTGCTCATCAACCGGGCCGACCTTACGGTGAGCGGCATCACCGCCACCAACAAGACCTACGACGGTAGGACTTCAGCTAACTTGAGCGGTGCGGCCATTGTCACTGCCTTCGGCAGCGACCAGGTCCAGGTGAGTGGCACCGGTACCGGCAGCTTCGCCGACAAGAATGTCGGCACCGGCAAAGCGGTCGTCGTCAGCGGCTTTACGCTCACTGGTACCGATGCGGGCAACTACACCCTCGTGTTGCCTACGGGTCTCACTGCCGACATCGCCAAAGCGAATCTGGCGTTGAGCGGTGTCACTGCCGCTAACAAGACCTACGACGGCACCGCCGCCGCCAACGTGAACGGCACAGCCAGCGTCGCTGCTTTCGGCAGCGACCAAGTCCAAGTGAGTGGCACCGGTACCGGCAGCTTCGCCGACAAGAATGCCGGTACCGGCAAAGCGGTCGTCGTCAGCGGCTTTACGCTCACTGGTACCGATGCGGGCAACTACACCCTCGTGTTGCCTACGGGTCTCACTGCCACCATCGCCCGCAAGGCACTGAGCATCAGCGGCAGCCGCGCCAACGGCAAGACCTACGACGGCAGCACCGCCGCCAGCATCCAGGCCGGCACCGTGGCCGGACTGGTCGGCAATGAGACGCTGGGCGTGAGCGCCAGCGGCACGTTCGACACTGCCGATGCCGGCAGTCGCACGGCCACCGCCCAATACACCCTGGCCGATGGCAGCGGCCGGGCCAGCAACTACACCCTGGCCGACACCGCCGGCCTCACCGCCACCATCGCCCGCAAGGCGCTGAGCATCGGTGGCAGCCGCGCCAACGGCAAGACCTACGACGGCAGCACCGCCGCCAGCATCCAGGCCGGCACCGTGGCCGGACTGGTCGGCAATGAGACGCTAGGTGTAAGCGCCAGCGGCACCTTCGACAATGCCAATGCCGGCACCCGCACTGCCACGGCGAGCTACGCCCTCAGTGACGGGACCGGCCGGGCCAGCAACTACACCCTGGGCGACACCACCGGCCTCACCGCCACCATCGCCCGCAAGGCGCTGAGCATCACTGGCAGCCGCGCCACCGGCAAGACCTACGACGGCACCACCACCGCCAGCATCCAGGGCGGCACCGTGGCCGGACTGGTCGGCAACGAGACGCTGGGCGTGAGCGCCAGCGGCACCTTCGACACTGCCAATGCCGGCAGTCGCACGGCCACTGCCCAATACACCCTGGCCGATGGCAGCGGCTTGGCCAGCAACTACACCCTGGCCGACACCGCCGGCCTCACCGCCACCATCGCCCGCAAGGCCTTGAGCATCACTGGCAGCCGCGCCACCGGCAAGACCTACGACGGCAGCACCGCCGCCAGCATCCAGGCCGGCACCGTGGCCGGACTGGTCGGCAATGAGACGCTGGGCGTGAGCGCCAGCGGCACGTTCGACACTGCCGATGCCGGCAGTCGCACGGCCACCGCCCAATACACTCTGGCCGATGGCAGCGGCCGGGCCAGCAACTACACCCTGGCCGACACCGCCGGCCTCACCGCCACCATCGCCCGCAAGGCGCTGAGCATCAGCGGTAGCCGCGCCACCGGCAAGACCTACGACGGCAGCACCGCCGCCAGCATCCAGGCCGGCACCGTGGCCGGACTGGTCGGCAATGAGACGCTGGGCGTGAGCGCCAGCGGCACCTTCGACACTGCCAATGCCGGCACCCGCACGGCCACTGCCCAGTACACCCTGGCCGATGGCAGCGGCTTGGCCAGCAACTACACCCTGGCCGACACCACCGGCCTCACCGCCACCATCGCCCGCAAGGCGCTGAGCATCACTGGCAGCCGTGCCGACGGCAAGACCTACGACGGCACCACCGCCGCCAGCATCCAGGCCGGCACCGTGGCCGGACTGGTCGGCAATGAGACGCTGGGCGTGAGCGCCAGCGGCACCTTCGACACTGCCAATGCCGGCAGTCGCACGGCCACTGCCCAATACACCCTGGCCGATGGCAGCGGCTTGGCCAGCAACTACACCCTGGCCGACACCGCCGGCCTCACCGCCACCATCGCCCGCAAGGCCTTGAGCATCACTGGCAGCCGCGCCACCGGCAAGACCTACGACGGCAGCACCGCCGCCAGCATCCAGGCCGGCACCGTGGCCGGACTGGTCGGCAATGAGACGCTGGGCGTGAGCGCCAGCGGCACCTTCGACACTGCCGATGCCGGCAGTCGCACGGCCACCGCCCAATACACCCTGGCCGATGGCAGCGGCCGGGCCAGCAACTACACCCTGGCCGACACCGCCGGCCTCACCGCCACCATCGCCCGCAAGGCGCTGAGCATCAGCGGTAGCCGCGCCACCGGCAAGACCTACGACGGCAGCACCACCGCCAGCATCCAGGCCGGCACCGTGGCCGGACTGGTCGGCAATGAGACGCTAGGTGTAAGCGCCAGCGGCACCTTCGACAATGCCAATGCCGGCACCCGCACTGCCACGGCGAGCTACGCCCTCAGTGACGGGACCGGCCGGGCCAGCAACTACACCCTGGGCGACACCACCGGCCTCACCGCCACCATCGCCCGCAAGGCGCTGAGCATCACTGGCAGCCGCGCCACCGGCAAGACCTACGACGGCACCACCGCCGCCAGCATCCAGGCCGGCACCGTGGCCGGACTGGTCGGCAATGAGACGCTGGGCGTGAGCGCCAGCGGCACCTTCGACACTGCCAATGCCGGCACCCGCACGGCCACTGCCCAGTACACCCTGGCCGATGGCAGCGGCTTGGCCAGCAACTACACCCTGGCCGACACCACCGGCCTCACCGCCACCATCGCCCGCAAGGCGCTGAGCATCACTGGCAGCCGTGCCGACGGCAAGACCTACGACGGCACCACCGCCGCCAGCATCCAGGCCGGCACCGTGGCCGGACTGGTCGGCAACGAGACGCTGGGCGTGAGCGCTACTGGCACGTTCGACCGTGCCGATGCCGGCACGCGCAGTGCCACCGCCCAATACACCCTGGCCGATGGCAGCGGCCGGGCCAGCAACTACACCCTGGTCGACACCGCCGGCCTCACTGCGAATATCGAACGGGCAAGGCTTGCGGTCACCACCGACGACGACCGGAGGATCGCCGATGGCCAGCCCTATGCAGGGGGCAACGGCGTGCGATTTTCGGGGTTTGTCAACGGCGAGAACGAGTCCGTGCTCGGCGGCCAGCTGCGCTACGGCGGCTCGGCCCAAGGTGCCGTGGTGCCCGGGGAATACAGCATCGTCGCGTCGGGCTTGGAGGCCGCCAATTATCGGCTGGACTACGTGGATGGGCGCCTGCTGATGATCGCACCGGCGACGGCTGGTATACCGGCGGCGGGGGACATCGAGCGGCCGCTGCGTCAGGATATCCAGGCGCGCGAAGGTTTGGCGCGGCTCGGCGCTGGTTTGAACAATGCCGCGTCACCGCAGCCAGCAATCAATCTGCCGTTGGTGGTGGCGCATGACTACATCCGCTTGGAGGAGTGA
- a CDS encoding ShlB/FhaC/HecB family hemolysin secretion/activation protein, producing the protein MDYVRARRRHLVCRPESVECALRTLRSRAQGRRRRVGTSTEKGWSGLPLGMWTVMTMESIVGTWKRPRCTALGVSIGLTLASMAQAQVAPAAGDLQRQIEQQIHTPNVIPPPPPATPAKPLDRSGPAVVIRRVEIDGASLIPAAELARQFEPYLNRPVSLGEWQAAAQTLVGYYRKRGWFVRVQLPEQDVSAGTLHIRVVEGHFGQLDLQPGASRARAGYVAKVVGHGLEAGRPYSVDELERGLLLANDLPGVRADGTLRAGRQPGTSDLALTVADTAWLSGSVGASSYGNRFTGRVQASGNLALNNLNGYGDRLQVSGLLAERLHYQGLDYSQPIGHDGLRAHLGYSQVHYRLGGSFADLDSKGRTGTLRAGLDYPLLRSSQRNLWLGLDLGRTRQEDASLGVTLRRRNIDTATLALRGDARDDWGGGGVSSALFGLTQGQADLRLPGDRARDARGAGIDGHFTYLALDLRRDQRLAPAFYARARAAGQLGLDNLDSSQQFGLGGPYGVRGYPVNEASGDSGLLAQLELHSLLPWVGLAGLDGYAFVDGGLIRQHHATWAGWDTADSGRNSYALYSAGLGLSWVHRRGFAFNAVLAAPLGNNPGSGHRNRNQDGSRQGPRVWLTLSQAF; encoded by the coding sequence ATGGACTATGTTCGCGCGCGTCGTCGACACCTAGTATGCCGCCCAGAATCTGTCGAGTGCGCGCTGCGCACCTTGCGCTCAAGAGCGCAGGGGCGGCGGCGGCGCGTCGGAACCTCGACAGAAAAGGGATGGAGCGGCCTGCCGTTGGGGATGTGGACTGTGATGACGATGGAATCGATCGTGGGAACCTGGAAGCGACCGCGTTGCACGGCGCTGGGCGTGTCGATCGGCTTGACGCTGGCCTCCATGGCCCAGGCCCAGGTGGCGCCCGCCGCCGGCGACCTGCAGCGCCAGATCGAACAGCAGATCCACACCCCCAACGTGATTCCGCCGCCCCCGCCTGCAACACCGGCGAAGCCGCTTGACCGCAGCGGTCCTGCGGTGGTCATCCGCCGGGTGGAGATCGACGGCGCCAGCCTGATTCCCGCCGCCGAACTCGCCCGCCAGTTCGAGCCCTACCTGAACCGGCCCGTGTCCCTGGGCGAGTGGCAGGCCGCGGCCCAGACCCTGGTGGGCTACTACCGCAAGCGCGGCTGGTTCGTTCGGGTGCAGTTGCCCGAACAGGACGTGAGCGCCGGTACGCTGCACATCCGTGTCGTCGAGGGTCACTTCGGCCAGCTCGACCTGCAGCCCGGTGCATCGCGCGCCCGCGCCGGCTATGTCGCCAAGGTCGTCGGGCACGGCCTGGAAGCCGGTCGACCTTACTCCGTGGACGAACTCGAGCGCGGTCTGCTGCTGGCCAACGACCTCCCCGGGGTGCGCGCCGACGGCACCCTGCGCGCCGGCCGACAGCCGGGCACCAGCGATTTGGCCCTGACCGTCGCGGACACGGCGTGGCTCAGCGGGTCGGTCGGCGCCAGCAGCTACGGCAACCGCTTCACCGGCCGTGTCCAAGCCTCCGGCAATCTGGCGCTGAACAATCTCAACGGCTATGGCGACCGTCTGCAGGTTTCCGGGCTGCTGGCCGAACGCCTCCACTACCAGGGCCTTGATTACAGTCAGCCGATCGGCCACGACGGCCTGCGCGCCCACCTCGGTTACAGCCAGGTGCATTATCGGCTGGGCGGGTCCTTTGCCGACCTCGACAGCAAGGGGCGAACGGGCACCTTGCGCGCCGGACTGGATTACCCCTTGCTGCGCAGCAGCCAGCGCAACCTCTGGCTGGGATTGGACCTGGGCCGGACGCGCCAGGAGGACGCGAGCCTGGGCGTGACCCTGCGCCGCCGCAACATCGACACCGCCACCTTGGCGCTACGTGGCGACGCGCGTGATGACTGGGGCGGCGGCGGTGTCAGCAGCGCTCTGTTCGGTCTCACCCAAGGTCAGGCCGATCTGCGCCTGCCCGGCGACCGTGCGAGAGATGCGCGTGGCGCAGGGATCGATGGCCACTTCACCTATCTGGCGCTGGACCTGCGCCGCGACCAGCGTCTGGCGCCAGCGTTCTATGCGCGCGCGCGCGCGGCCGGTCAACTGGGCCTGGACAACCTGGACTCCTCTCAGCAGTTCGGCCTCGGCGGTCCCTATGGCGTGCGCGGCTACCCGGTCAACGAGGCCAGCGGCGACAGCGGCCTGCTGGCGCAACTGGAACTGCATAGCCTGCTGCCCTGGGTCGGCCTCGCCGGCCTGGACGGCTACGCCTTCGTCGACGGCGGCCTGATCCGCCAGCACCACGCCACCTGGGCAGGCTGGGATACCGCCGACAGCGGTCGCAACAGCTACGCCCTCTACAGCGCAGGACTGGGGCTGTCCTGGGTCCATCGGCGCGGCTTCGCTTTCAACGCCGTGCTGGCCGCTCCACTGGGCAACAACCCGGGAAGCGGACACCGCAACCGCAACCAGGACGGCAGTCGCCAGGGACCGCGCGTCTGGCTGACGCTGAGCCAGGCATTTTAG
- a CDS encoding response regulator, producing the protein MFPMKTLLLIDDHRLFRSGIAMVLDAGLDAVSIHEADSLEQALRLNDIAPHLVLLDMQLQGLSGLEGISLLAGKWPGTRIVMVSAFDVPDRVSQAVQRGAVGFISKTEHPERLVQEVAALLACASCAPIKAPVPPGLERGKLTPRQTEVLDLLCQGLSNKMIGRRLGLSEHTVRGHVQATLAALGASSRAEAAFTARRLGLIL; encoded by the coding sequence ATGTTCCCGATGAAAACTCTCCTGCTCATCGACGATCACCGCCTGTTCCGCTCCGGCATCGCCATGGTGCTGGACGCGGGTCTGGACGCGGTGTCTATCCACGAGGCCGACTCACTCGAACAAGCCCTGCGCTTGAACGACATCGCGCCCCATCTGGTGTTGCTCGACATGCAGTTGCAAGGGCTCAGCGGGCTGGAAGGCATTTCCCTGCTGGCGGGCAAGTGGCCCGGCACCCGCATCGTGATGGTCTCGGCGTTCGACGTGCCCGACCGGGTCAGCCAGGCCGTCCAGCGCGGCGCGGTGGGCTTCATTTCCAAGACCGAACACCCGGAGCGGCTGGTGCAGGAGGTGGCGGCGTTGCTGGCCTGCGCCTCCTGCGCGCCCATCAAGGCGCCTGTCCCTCCTGGCCTGGAACGAGGCAAGCTCACGCCCCGCCAAACGGAAGTGCTCGACCTGCTCTGCCAGGGACTCTCCAACAAGATGATCGGAAGGCGGCTGGGGCTGTCCGAGCACACCGTGCGCGGGCACGTGCAGGCGACCCTGGCGGCACTGGGCGCATCGAGTCGGGCCGAAGCGGCCTTCACGGCGCGGCGGCTGGGCCTGATCCTGTGA